Proteins encoded within one genomic window of Verrucomicrobiia bacterium:
- a CDS encoding COX15/CtaA family protein: MREAESRHYPLTLFLAACVFFLLLAGGLVTSHEAGLAVPDWPLSYGRFMPPMVGNIFWEHGHRMIAGFVALLTLTTAVTVQLREERPWLRKLAWIAFGMVILQAVLGGITVLLLLPPAVSISHACLGQTFFCAVTLLAYYSSPFASDRKEERTPESRRLSRLALMTFGFLYLQLILGATVRHTGHAAPFHIANAFLVVVHVALLLVRVMRFHADRKDLAGPAVAMGVLTAVQFFLGMGSFIFKFMLEKNYAPSAAQVAFTSAHQITGALILGLCALVCAAAFPVPGARARGERQEAGSLNKVMS; this comes from the coding sequence GTCTCGTCACAAGCCATGAAGCGGGCCTCGCGGTCCCGGATTGGCCGCTGTCTTACGGAAGGTTCATGCCGCCCATGGTCGGCAATATTTTCTGGGAGCACGGCCATCGCATGATTGCCGGATTCGTAGCGCTTCTCACGCTGACGACCGCGGTCACGGTTCAGCTCCGCGAAGAACGGCCCTGGCTGCGCAAGCTTGCCTGGATCGCGTTCGGCATGGTGATCCTGCAGGCGGTCCTCGGAGGCATCACGGTCCTGCTCCTTTTGCCGCCTGCAGTTTCAATCTCGCATGCCTGCCTGGGACAGACTTTTTTCTGCGCCGTAACCCTTCTCGCTTATTATTCGAGCCCTTTTGCTTCGGACCGCAAAGAGGAACGCACGCCCGAGTCGCGGCGCCTCAGCCGCCTCGCCCTCATGACGTTCGGCTTTCTCTACCTGCAGCTTATCCTGGGCGCCACGGTGCGCCATACCGGGCACGCCGCCCCTTTCCACATCGCGAATGCTTTTCTTGTGGTCGTCCACGTGGCCCTCTTGCTCGTGCGTGTCATGCGTTTTCACGCGGACCGCAAAGACCTTGCGGGGCCGGCTGTCGCCATGGGTGTCCTTACCGCCGTGCAGTTTTTCTTAGGCATGGGCTCTTTCATTTTCAAATTCATGCTCGAAAAAAATTACGCGCCTTCGGCGGCGCAGGTGGCTTTCACCTCCGCGCATCAGATCACGGGCGCTTTAATCCTCGGATTGTGCGCCCTTGTCTGCGCCGCGGCCTTTCCGGTGCCGGGCGCGAGAGCCCGCGGGGAGCGGCAGGAAGCCGGTTCTTTAAACAAGGTGATGTCCTGA